In Miscanthus floridulus cultivar M001 unplaced genomic scaffold, ASM1932011v1 fs_344_1_2, whole genome shotgun sequence, the genomic window TCCAGCGGGTCAAGCGACGCCCTGCGCCGCGCGCTGCTCCCGTCCGCGCCCACACCCCCGCCCCGGCACGGCGGGCGCTCccaccacgacggcgacggcgaggccgCGGCCGCCAGTGCCGTCGTCTCGGACGCCGACGAGAGGCGCTGCCTCGGCGCGCTCTGCGACCGCGCCTTGGCGCGCGACGACTCCGTGTTAGCCATGTAGCTCGGAAATGACGGCAGGTCCGCGCGCCACGCCCTGCGCCGGCTCGGCACCGGCTTCGACGCGGAGGTGAAGGACGCCTCGTCGAAACGGCCGCTGAGCGTCCGCGCTCTCGCGTCCGTCAGCGCCGACGGCGTCGGCGAGACCTTCTGGCACAGCAGCTCGGCCTTCGCCGGCGT contains:
- the LOC136531431 gene encoding uncharacterized protein, translated to MPSRTPAKAELLCQKVSPTPSALTDARARTLSGRFDEASFTSASKPVPSRRRAWRADLPSFPSYMANTESSRAKARSQSAPRQRLSSASETTALAAAASPSPSWWERPPCRGGGVGADGSSARRRASLDPLDLPGGGASSRCIERCASRAGPARLACMATASCHVSTRSQRGEVWT